One window of Procambarus clarkii isolate CNS0578487 unplaced genomic scaffold, FALCON_Pclarkii_2.0 HiC_scaffold_159, whole genome shotgun sequence genomic DNA carries:
- the LOC138361060 gene encoding uncharacterized protein yields MLHYLAYYKNKREILTEHTEELLCGIFPSYLSKDPNKYTIEEKHLSTKNKSGILALLKQGQKLCSDKLSDAKRLFGYQEEDVDVSEPYLELCDSEDDDDEDEDLLLN; encoded by the exons atgctgcattatctcgcatattacaagaataagagagagattttaaccgaacatactgaagagttgttatgtggaatttttccttcatatctaagcaag gatcctaacaagtacactattgaagagaagcacctatcaaccaaaaataagagtggaatcttggctcttttgaagcaagggcaaaagttgtgttctgacaagctgagtgatgcaaagcgtttatttggataccaggaagaggatgttgatgtttccgagccctacctggagctttgtgacagtgaagatgatgatgatgaagatgaagatttactactaaactga